A stretch of DNA from Desmospora activa DSM 45169:
ATCTCCTGCACAATCCGGGGGTTGAGCGCTTTTCCGTCGTGAAACAGCGCCGTCACCATATTGGCCGCTTGTAATGGTGTGACGCGAACATCCCGCTGACCAATCCCTGTCTGGGCAACCGCCCCCTGATCTCGGCGCGTCATTTCATCGGAAAAGATCAACCCTCGCTGCTCCTGAGGAAGCTGACGAAAATTCTTCTCCTTCCATACCTTTCCCGACCACAGGATACGGCTTCCTAACCCTAAGCGATTGGCATACTCTTCGATCGTTTTGCCGCCCACCTTTTCCGCTACCTGAGCGAAGGCAATATTGCAGGAGTTGGCGTAAGCTTGCTCCAGCGTCTGTGTTCCATGACCGTCGGGTTTGGAATCGCGTAGGCCGTAACGGCCCAAATGACCATTACAGTGAAATTGATCGGAAGGCTTCACTTTTCCCGTGTCCAAAGCGGCGATAGCCACGACGGTTTTAAAGATGGAGCCAGGAGTGGTCTCCATCAGCGCACGATTGTCCCATGCATTCCAATCGTGTTGGGGATCGTTTTCAAGAGGACGGCTTGCCATCGCCAACAAATCCCCGCTGGCGATATCCTGCACCACGACGGCTCCCTCCTGTACTGCCGCATCATTTAAGGCTCGTTCCGCCACAGACTGAATCCGTTGATCCAAGGTGGTCAATAAACGGTAGGGCTCGCCAACCGAAGAACCTTCCACTTTCATCTCCAACCCGTTTAATGAGCGCCCTTGCCCGTCTGTGGTATAGGTGAGCAAGGTGGAACCGTCGGCACGCAAAAACGGTTCAAATGCCGCTTCCAGTCCCGATACCCCAATACGGGAATGGCTGTCGTACAACCCTTGCTCCCATTCATCCGGAAAACGTCGCTGAATCAAAAAAGGATTCCGTTCCACTCGGCCGATCACCTGGCGGCCCCCCCGATCCCGCCAGCGATCATCAGATTCCAATGCATCGATCCCTGGGATATGAAGATCCCTGATCGCTTTTGCTTCCCGTTCTTTTAACACCAACTCGCTTCCATCCGGTCGAGAAAGCGAACCGGGCGTATCCAAGGACTGCAGTTGATGAACCAGTTGCTTTTCCGTCCATCCCAGCTGTGAAGCCAACTTCCCCAATTTAACGCGATTCGCCTCGATTTGTGCTTGGGAAAAAGGGGAGGCAAACAAACGCCACCCCTTTTTCCCAGTCAAAGCCTGTCCCTGCCGATCTAAAATACTGCCGCGACCGCTGTCCACCACCACCACTCGACTCTGTTGTTCCTCCGCGCGGGCGATTAAATCCATTTCCTCATGGGAAAAAGAGCGCACCGAACCCAGCTGTATCCAGTACAGCCGCCACAGCAACGCCGAAAAACCGATAATCAGTACGATTGAAACCAGCCACATCCGGCGGCTTTTCAAGCTTTTTAGTCGCCTCGTTTGCCCCTCCATCGCTCGCCCTCCTATCAATCTCCAGCTTGGGCAAGCCCACCTTCTGATATACCACCAAGCTTTTTGAACAAAAAATATGCATTAATACGTATCCACCCATACCATCGCCGGATCTTTTGCTTTTATTCTTGACAGCGGCAGATGAGAGTCACCTATAATAGAATATCGACCCTGTTTATTCACGATTATTCCGTCTATTTATACAAAGGAGTGAAAACGTGCAGTGGAACAACTCGCCGCAACGGTTACTCGGCGGCTTGCGGCGCCTAAAACGAAAAGTGTCCAACCGGATCAAACCCGATTCCCCTCCCACAGAGCAAGAGGAACTGCAAACGCCTCTTCCTGGCTCTACCGGAGAACATCTTCTACAAAGGCAATATGGAACGGACAAGCGTGCATTGGCTTTCTACAACAATCAAATGATGGATCGTTTAAATGATCATATGATCGCTTATATCGCTCAACAGGAAATGGCCTTTATCTCTACTGCCGACGGTAATGGTGAGTGCGACGCTTCTTTTCGAGCGGGGCCGCCTGGTTTTGTCCGTATCTTAAACCGGCGACAGTTGATCTATCCCGAATACAGAGGAAACGGTGTCATGGCCAGCTTAGGCAATATCGTGGAAAATCCCCATATCGGTATCTTATTTGTCGATTTCTTCAATACCGCCGTCGGACTCCATGTAAACGGGAAAGCCAGCATCGTGGAAAATGCCGATCTATTGCTTCAACCCGATTTACCCGATGTCATCCGTGAAGATATTTTGACGGCGGATGGAAAAAAACCGGAACGCTGGGTTTTGGTCGATGTGGAGGAAGCATATATTCACTGTTCCAAGCACATCCCCCTGTTGCGAAAGCGAGAACGAGAGATTGACTGGGGAACGGACGATTTTGTAAAAAAAGGCGGCGATCACTTTCAGGTGAAAAGTGAACACCGTCCCTGGAAGAAAATACCGCAATAAAACAAACGATCCCACCGTGGATATCATTCTAATAATAATAAAGGATCGACCAAATCTCGGCAGCTGGGATTTCACCAAATATTGTTTATTATTAATCACACTTCATTACCCCGCCTAAAACAGCGGGGTTTTTCTATCTACACCGCCTAAAAACGGCAAAAACAACAGACTCCCTTGTACGGGAGCCTGAGGGTACGGTTACTGATTTTGTTTGCTTCGTTCAATATTTGCTTCATGTTCTTCCTCTGTGCGGGCGAAGTAATGTTTACCCGTCCCATCTTTACGGGTTACATAAAAAAAGTAGTTGTGCTTCTCCGGTGCCAAGGCCGCCTGTAAAGCATCGGGACCAGGATTGGCGATGGGGCCTGGAGGGAGTCCATCAATTTGATAGGTATTATAAGGGCTGTCAATCTTCAGATCTTTAAAGTAAAGCCGTTCCTTCTGATTTCCCAGTGCATACTGGACGGTAGCATCCACCTGCAGTTTTTGCCCCTTGTCAAGTCGATTATAGATGACCCCGGCTATGCGTGGAAGCTCTTCCTTCACTTGCCCTTCCCGCTCCAGGATGGATGCGATCGTCACCCATTCATCCACGGTAAGCCCTTGTTGTTGCAGTTGTTGCTTGACACCATCCCGTTCCAGTTCCTGCTGAAACTGGCGCAACATCTTATCCACCAACGCTTCCGGATCGGCTTCCCGGGGCAGATTGTACGTGATCGGATACAAGTATCCCTCTAGACGATGAGTTCGCTTATCATCCATCGGAATCTGTTTAACAAAATCATAGGGATAATCCGCTTCATCCACAGCCTTGAGAAAAGCAGTTCGATCCATTCCCCGT
This window harbors:
- the mltG gene encoding endolytic transglycosylase MltG, whose translation is MKWIWRILLTLILTAALAVGGYWYVQQSLQLKSIEEPVEVEVPQGASILDLGQTLEREQLIRHGWIFAAYAWLEGESKGLKAGLYELPPNSTAKEMLNIFTDSTKNAMSLTVPEGFTAEQIADRLVKRGMDRTAFLKAVDEADYPYDFVKQIPMDDKRTHRLEGYLYPITYNLPREADPEALVDKMLRQFQQELERDGVKQQLQQQGLTVDEWVTIASILEREGQVKEELPRIAGVIYNRLDKGQKLQVDATVQYALGNQKERLYFKDLKIDSPYNTYQIDGLPPGPIANPGPDALQAALAPEKHNYFFYVTRKDGTGKHYFARTEEEHEANIERSKQNQ
- a CDS encoding peptidoglycan D,D-transpeptidase FtsI family protein, with translation MEGQTRRLKSLKSRRMWLVSIVLIIGFSALLWRLYWIQLGSVRSFSHEEMDLIARAEEQQSRVVVVDSGRGSILDRQGQALTGKKGWRLFASPFSQAQIEANRVKLGKLASQLGWTEKQLVHQLQSLDTPGSLSRPDGSELVLKEREAKAIRDLHIPGIDALESDDRWRDRGGRQVIGRVERNPFLIQRRFPDEWEQGLYDSHSRIGVSGLEAAFEPFLRADGSTLLTYTTDGQGRSLNGLEMKVEGSSVGEPYRLLTTLDQRIQSVAERALNDAAVQEGAVVVQDIASGDLLAMASRPLENDPQHDWNAWDNRALMETTPGSIFKTVVAIAALDTGKVKPSDQFHCNGHLGRYGLRDSKPDGHGTQTLEQAYANSCNIAFAQVAEKVGGKTIEEYANRLGLGSRILWSGKVWKEKNFRQLPQEQRGLIFSDEMTRRDQGAVAQTGIGQRDVRVTPLQAANMVTALFHDGKALNPRIVQEIQQRDGETLFTFQPHALAVEKRIKPETLQALRKMMQTTVSDGTAQSLKDSAVSMGAKTGTAQVGQSNERFNKWMIGFAPTDQPRYAVSVVIRSVEDSKDNRSHRVFRQVMEQVVQGEARD
- a CDS encoding pyridoxamine 5'-phosphate oxidase family protein, whose product is MQWNNSPQRLLGGLRRLKRKVSNRIKPDSPPTEQEELQTPLPGSTGEHLLQRQYGTDKRALAFYNNQMMDRLNDHMIAYIAQQEMAFISTADGNGECDASFRAGPPGFVRILNRRQLIYPEYRGNGVMASLGNIVENPHIGILFVDFFNTAVGLHVNGKASIVENADLLLQPDLPDVIREDILTADGKKPERWVLVDVEEAYIHCSKHIPLLRKREREIDWGTDDFVKKGGDHFQVKSEHRPWKKIPQ